One segment of Onychomys torridus chromosome 3, mOncTor1.1, whole genome shotgun sequence DNA contains the following:
- the LOC118580422 gene encoding lysine-rich coiled-coil protein 1, producing the protein MKHSNKSYDSFQDELEDYIKVQKARGLEPKTCFRRMRGDYLESCGYREEFDSRPRYSMFDQRLPSGTNHTYPRSCSSSQTEDRLPQWLPAHGKLSLDSLSYCQFTRDSFSEKSVPFNLSQQEYSCGSYSVESVVHKHLSSGHSTIDPQASHRQMHQKRKRHLEESREKEEERPKHERKRSSEEMDLNKHRSIQRKKTKAETETLQDGTEKLKNRKERKGRDVSSKKEDRKRRKEKKEQGEERTEEEMLWDQSILGF; encoded by the coding sequence ATGAAGCATTCAAACAAGTCATATGACTCTTTTCAAGATGAACTTGAAGATTATATTAAagtacagaaagccagaggcttaGAGCCAAAGACGTGTTTCAGAAGAATGAGAGGGGATTATTTGGAAAGCTGTGGGTACAGAGAAGAGTTTGATTCCAGACCCAGGTATAGCATGTTTGATCAAAGACTCCCATCTGGAACCAACCATACCTACCCAAGATCATGCAGTAGTTCACAGACAGAAGACCGCTTGCCCCAGTGGTTACCAGCTCATGGAAAGCTGAGCTTAGACTCTCTGAGCTACTGTCAATTTACCAGGGACAGCTTCTCAGAAAAATCAGTCCCCTTCAACCTTAGTCAGCAAGAATACAGCTGTGGCTCATATAGTGTAGAATCTGTAGTTCACAAGCACCTCAGCTCAGGACACAGTACCATTGACCCTCAAGCCAGTCATAGACAAATGCACCAGAAGAGGAAAAGACATCTAGAGGAGagcagagaaaaggaggaagaacgGCCCAAACACGAGAGGAAAAGGAGTTCAGAGGAAATGGATTTAAACAAACACAGGAGcatccaaagaaagaaaacaaaggcagaaacagaaacTCTACAGGACGGTACAGAAAAGCTTAAGAACcgaaaagagagaaaaggccgAGATGTGTCCTCTAAGAAAGAGGACCGTAAGCgtagaaaggagaaaaaggaacaaggcgaagaaaggacagaggaggagatgCTTTGGGACCAGTCTATCCTTGGATTTTGA